TGCGATTAAAACAAAGAAAGAACTGATTGATTTTGGGCTCTTAGAAGAAAAAAAAACTTTCAACCAAGCTAGTAAACTTTACTTGATTAAGTATGTTGTTAGTAAAAATACTTTATCTAACGAGGTAAAAAATCTTTACCTCGTAAGTAAAAAATCTTTACCTACGGAGGTAAAAAATTTTTACCCTAATAATACTGAATTAAATAATACTGAATTAAATAATATAAATAATAATACTAGCGAGCAAAATCCCTTGAAAAAAATTGTCTACACCATTAGACAAAATTGGGGAAAAGATTTAACACCAATTGAACTTGAAACCGTAACGAAGATGTTGGGTGATTACCCGTTTGAGATTATTGACTTCGCTATCTCAGAAGCGACATTGCGTAATAAGAAAACAATTCGCTGGGTGGAGAGGTGTTGTCTAGACTGGTATGTCCATAACAACTTGGAAACTGTCACGGCGATACAGGATTATTTACTCGCTAAGAAGAGTTGGACAAGGAAAGAGGTTGACACACCAGACCCAAACTACCCACCACCCTACTAGAAAGAGGCGCAAATGAAGATTGGAGAAGTCCATGATGTGATAGATGAGATGTGTTTGAAACATCAGGTCTACCTATGGCGAACAAAGCATAAGGTCATGGTTAAGAATGAAACAGTGCCACGGTATATCACTTGTTGCCCTGAATGCACCAGGGAGAAGATGAACGAGCAACAGATTAGAGAGGTAGGCCAAGCCTTGGAAGCTGAAACGTGGGCTAGTTCGTACGACATATTCGCCAAGAAGAGCATGATACCAAAAGAGTTAAAAGACGCATCTTACAAAACCTACACGATTACCAATCGAATCGAGGGAGAAGCGAAACAGTTTGCTTTAAGGCTGAATGAGTTTTACTTTAAGCACCAAGGCAAAGGGAACGCTATTATCCAAGGTAAGCCCGGTATCGGCAAGAGCCATCTGTCTATCAGTATCGCTAGAAAACTAAATATGGACTGGCGGTCAATCTCTGAACCGAAGAGCGTGTTGTTCATCTCAGTGCCGAAGATGTTTCAGCGTATCCAAGAGGGGTTTGGTTACAAAGACGGGACTAGCGCCCAGCAGATGATTGACATGCTCACAAAAGCTGATTATCTCTTTCTGGATGACCTGGGTAAGGAATCGACATTTGGCAGACAAGCCAAGGAAGCGAACGACTGGAAGCAAAATATCCTCTATCAGATTTTAGACGAACGTGACACAACCATCATCAACACCAATTTGACAGGGGAACAGATGCAGAAGGTGTATGACCGCTCACTTGTTAGCCGAATTATGAAAGGTGCGATGAACAATATCTTTAAATATCCAGATAATGCACAGAGTAGACGAGAATTACCGTTTTAGGAGGAACAATGCAAGAAAAATTGAAAATGATTACTGACCATGAAGAGAGGTATGGTCAGATAGGCGACGAGGTCAGAGGACTGTTATTGCAGCAGAAACACCACATTATCCAGAAGAAACTGGATGAGTGGGCCGGTTGGTCCGAGATTGGCGGAAAGGTGGAGTTTTGATGTTTGATTATGATACATGGTTAAGCACACCGCCAGAACCGCTGGTCGACATCTGGAAGATGGACGAAGATGAAGACAGAGCCTATGACGAATGGAAAGACAATGTAGCTATAGGCTATGAGGCTTAGCAAGGAGAAAATAATGAGCTATCTTTACGAACTTGAAGGGATTTATGCACAACTGGAAGCGATGGAGTTAGACGATGAAACATTCAATGACACTTTGGATAGCATTGACTTCCAAGGAGATTTGGAACAGAACATCGAATATTTTGTCAAGATGTGGAAAAACGCATTATCAGATGCAGAATGTTTCAAACAGGCGAAACAGGAATTTTACGAAAAAGAAAAAAATGCCAAAGCTAAGGCAGAAAAATATAAGGAAGCCATTGAACGAGCTTTGAAGATGAGCAATAAACAAAAAGTGATCGCTGGATTGTTCACTGTCTCACTCCGAAAATCAAAGCAAGTGGACATTTTAGACGAAACAAAAATACCACTTGAGTTTATGAAATTGGAGTACAAGCCTATTAAGACTGAATTGGCTAAACATTTAAAATCTGGTGAAGTCATCGAAGGCGCAACATTGATTGAAAAAGAAAGTTTACAGGTAAAGTGATATGACGATGAGTTTTGCGGAATTACAAACAAAAATGCAAATCGGTAAGACTAGCAAGCAGGGAGTTAAATATACTTTTCGAAATGCAGAAGATATTTTCACGCATTTCAAAACATTGAATAGCGGTTGGGAAATTAATGTGTCTGACGATTTGGTGGAAGTAGGTGACAGGATATTTGTTAAAGCTACAGCGACTGCTAAGAAAGGTGATGAAGTTCGTTGCGCTACTAGATTTTCAGAGCTTGACACTGTGCCGATTTTGAACACAAAAGATTATAAAACTGGCGAGCTTAAACAAGTCCAACAAATGCAGGTGCCGCAATGGACAGGAGCAGTTAGTTCCTATGCAGGAAAATATGCTTTGCAAGGTTTATTTGGGATTGGTGAAGAGGATGTTGATTCGTTAGTTGATGAAATCGAGAAGAAAAAAGAAGCGAAGACTAAAATACCGACAGAAGTAGTCAAAGCATACAAGGACGCTATTCAGTTTGTTATCGAACGGACAGGCAAGAATGACGGTTCAATCACAAGATGGTTTTGTGAAAAATTAGGAGTTGCCAGAATCGAAGATATAACCATGGAGCAAATCTCGCTAGCAGATGGGCTATTAAAGAAATTGGAGAATAAGCAATGAAAGTAACAAACAAAGGATATATCAATTTTAACAACGAGTACAACAAAAAGACAGACACAATGATGACTGCCAGTATGAGCTTTGCGAATGGGAAAGACGAAGACGGAAATTGGAAGAATGGCTACATCAATGTTATTGCTTTCCGTGATAACATTCAACGATTGGAAAATGCTATCGGTCAGTTGGTAGAGATCGAGGGTACTTATCGCTTAAACGAGTACACAAACCAGCAAGGTCAGGTTATTAAGACACCGCAGATTATTATCGATACATTTTTAAATGGAAATAGTGGTAATTTCCAAAGTGGAAACAACCAAGGAGGCTATCAGCCCCCATTTGGTAATTCAAACCCTATGGACATCTCTGATGATGACTTACCATTCTGATTTTGTATGGTAGCTCATGAAAAAGAGTACGCTCTCTACAAAGGCGATAAGCTACTGGCAATCGGTACCGCAAAAGAATTAGCTGAACAATTCGGTGTGAAGGTATCGACGATACATTTTTACAAGTCGCCGGCCTATATCAAGCGAACCAACGAGACGAAAGCGAGGCGATTAGTTGAAGTTTGAATTTATTTTGTCTAACACTAAGCGCAAAAAAGAGATGTTGAACGCTAATGACAGAATGAGCTGGGCACGGAAGGCTAAAATTACCGCCTATCTTCGCCAAATTGGGTGTTTAAATATTCCCAAGGGTAAATATACCCCTTACACAAAAAAACGCCCCTGTGGGCTTGTGGTGACGATATACGCACCGACTAAAAGACGGATGGATCCACCGAACTTTTATCCGACTGTGAAAGCCTTGGTTGACGGCATGACAGACGCTGGCATCTGGACAGATGATAGTCATGAGGTGATTAAGTTTATGACGTTTGAGTATGGTGGTTTGAGTGGCCTGAAAGATAAATACAGAATCGAAATAGAGGTAAAAGAGATACATGAGTAATTTTGAAGAATTGAAAAATAAAGTTGTCCATTGGGCATTAGAGAGGGATTTACATGAGGCAGACCCTAAAATCCAATGGATGCGAGTGACAGAAGAAGTCGGTGAAATCCGAGATGTGTTATTAAAACCAACCAAGTTCGAGAATCCAGAGCGAGCACTAAAAGATGCGCTCGGTGATTCCTTGGTCACTTTGATTGTACTGGCCTATCAGTTGCGATTGGATTTGGTCGATTGTCTAGAAGTCGCATACGACGAAATCAAAGACCGTAAGGGACGGATGGTGAATGGTACGTTTGTGAAAGAGGAGGATTTGAAAGGGCGGGGAGATTAGTATTGGAATGGATTGACCTAGCACTTTCTACACCCACAAACAAATCGGGTATTATTGCCAAAATAGATAACGACGGATATACATACCCACATTACAGCTTAAAACGTAATAAAGCTGTATCAGTTATTGATGTTTTAGCAATCCAACGTGATTGCGATAGAGTCGGGATAGCATTAGCGGATGTCTATCCTAGGCAGATTACATTATTTTAGGAGGGGGAGTTGATGTTAGTCGATGAAATTATAACAACCTGTCACAAAATCAACACCAAGCCCAATATCCATCTCGGAGAGGTGCAGGACGTGTACGAGTCCAAGGATGGGCAGATGCGGTATTACGTTAACAGGAAGAATGGTGTCGCCTATCTATACGCCACACAGGAAAGAGGAAAGCAATGGGTCTTGTCAGATTGTACACAGAAGAAGAACTAGATTATCTTTGGCTGGCTATCGAAGATAAAGAGAGCAATTATGAAGACGTGGCTGCTTTACTTGGTCGTACAGTATGCGGTGTGAAAGGTAAGGTTTGGAAACTTACAAAAGGAACCAATAAAGGTGGATTAGTTAGACGACCTTGGACATCGGATGAGATTGACGAATTACGTCAATTGTATCCAATTCTGCCTATGGAAGCTGTTTGTGAGAGATTGAAACGGACCAAAAGTGCTATTAAGACACAAGTTGTCCGATTAGGTATTCGCAAGCATGAGATGATTTATCGCGACGAAGATGAAATCAGATATTTAGCAGAACAAGGGTTATCATACCGTGAGATAGCTGAGCGGACTGGTGGGACGGTCAAAAATTTAAGAAACTATGCTTACGAGCACGGTATCAAGGTCCAACCAGAAAAACGGAGCGACAACCATCCTTGGCGATTGGATGCGGAAAAGATATTTGCCCAGAAAGAACGTTGGAGAAAGGAACATTTGGAGGAAACAGATGAAGAAGCAGGAAGCGTTAAAACGAATTGAACAAATGGGAGAGTATGAACGTTTTGTAGATGAACCAATATCAAAGGCATCGGTATTAAATATCATCTCCCAAATCCACGAACCGCAGAAGGTTGTGGTGCCGAAGTATGTGGCGGAGTGGATAGATACATTAGATGAACATGGTCTGTTCGGTCTCAATTATGATGTTGTTGACGAATCTGTTTGGAATTGGGTTTACAAAAATTATGATTGCAATGTAAAAAAACTACACTTAGCTTATCTTTATGGCTACGAGATTGAGCGGGAGAAGCTATACACGGTCGAGATACCAGGCCCAAATTGCCTAGATGTGGTCACATTTTTGTGTAAAGAAAATGGAAAGGTATTTATTGGAGGTGATATCTTTTGGGATGAGCTACCCAACTATAACTGGAAAAAAGACCCAGATAATCAACTCACCGAATCCGAAATTAAACAGGATTTTGAGTGGGCTTGGCAGTTTGCGAAAGAGGTGAAGGCAGAAAATGACGACCAACGTTGTCCAATTCATACCGAAACATGATATATGCCATGAATGCTACAAGAGAAGAGCAATAAAGTTGTGTGATTTTATAATTGGTCAGACAGGAATAACATTCTATCGAAGTTTCAGTTTATTTAAAAATCAGCAACCAAGGTTTCTTACCTGTGACAAGCAACTCTGTGATAATTGTTCTAACAGATTTCACGGTATGGATTTATGTAAAAATCACAACAAAAAAATGACAGGAGGCAGAAAATGATACCGAAAATTGAGACCTGCGAAGAATGCGGGTGCAAGTACAAAGAGGGCACATCGGACTATAGCAGTATCTTTCAGACAGGGTACTGTGGCGATTGTTTGGTTGAACGTGTAGAAAGAGGAGAAGAATGGTAGTACCGAAGTTTAGAGGAGTGTCAATTTCAGACAATAATAAAGGTCAATGGATGTATGGTAACCTGATTATAGATGGGAACTATGCTTATATCGTGAATGGTGTCATTGAGAGTAACGACCAGTACATCACTATCGCTGAATGGCGTCCAGTAGACCCTAAAACTATTGGAGCATCCACAGAGGTGTTTGATAAAAATGGCAAGGAGATTTTTGAGGGAGATGTGGTTAATATTTTTGATGAAAAGTTGTCGAAAATCTATTATTCAGAAGGAGCTTTTTGTGTAGAGGTTCTGAATGGAGGAACACCTTTACACGTCTATTTATCCGACCACCTTGAACTCATCGGCAACATCTATGAGAATCCGGAATTGGTGGAGGCAACCAATGACTAACGAAAAACTAGGCGTGCTTCTGGTCGATGTGCCAGAGCCGAGCATGTGGGAGTATACCTATGTCGAATTAGATGATGACAGAGATAGGTTTAGCATTGAAGATACTGCAGTAGTAAAGGTGGTATCTCAATTCGGGTACAAATGCACCCAAGAAGAAGCAAAGAAATACCCACAATTTCGGTGGGTAGCGTTGGAGGATTTATGATTAAACGGCATAGATTTAACAAACACGCACCGAAACCCGAGCCAGAACCGTATGCAGAAGGCACATTGAAAGGTCTACGGTTGAAGCTTGGCATGACGCAGAAAGAGCTTGCGGAACTATTGGAAGTCCCTAAAACAACTATATGTCATTGGGAACGCAAACATACCAATCCGCCTGATGTTATACATAAATTGCAGAAGATGCACGAAGATACTAAAGACCATATCAAAGACGATGGTGTAGACATCATTGAAAAACTCAGTTACCTTAAACATCGGCTCGGAATATCATATGACAGCCTGGCTCAATTGGTTGGAGCTAGCCATGGAACGTCTGTCAAAGATTGGATGGACGGTGCAAAAACAAAATTGAAATATGTAGCAGAAATCAATCGCATGTATGATGAGTTAAAAGGCCAAAGTAGACCGAAACTCCGAAAACACAGACCGACTTTCTGTCAGCTAGACCCACTTGACAAGACTTCGTGGAAAGTGAAAATTGAAAATCCGGTTATTGCGTGGCGGTAATGTCAGGCCTACCGATTGTCACAGGTCGGTTGGTCATTCTGCCAAAAATAAAAAAAGAAGGAGGAACTCCTTTGCGAAATAAATATACACATTATTGGACCAATGGCAGTACGGTCAGCCACAAATAACATTTAACTTTACAGTCGTTGTCCCTTGTGGATTGTGGTAAAACAAGGGAAATACCGCAAATAAAGAAAGGAAACAATCTTAAATATTTCACCGTCCAAAACCCTATTGCGGTACGGGTTGAGGACAAAATAAAAAAGCCAGCACACTTGTACTGACTGTGAGTAAAACCTAAAACTATTATATCACAAAAGGAGTACGGCAGTGCGGTTATTTAAAGAAATAGATAAGTATTTTACGAAAAAGAACGCTTACGAAGTGCTAGAATTATACAGACGGTACGCCAGAATGGCTGGCGAGGAATACACACCAAAATTGACCGCCACGTACTCTTTTGAACCAAAATCAAGTGGATTTACTAACAAAGCTACTGAAATTCAGGTCACGAATAGAGTTGCTGCGTGCGACGAGTTAGAAGAAATCACCAAAGCGATTAACAGAGTTATAGACCCGTACATTAGGCAGATACTGATTGAGAAGTATTGCAAATGGCACATTAAGCAAGATAAAGCTATCTATACCGATTTAGGGTATTCTGAAAGCGAGTTTTATCGTATGCTCGAGCGTGGAGCGATTGAGTTCGCCGAGAATTACCGTGGTGGTGAGTTACTGGTCTTTCGTAAGTTTTTGGGAGACATTTGCTAGTAACTTGCAAGTGAATGAGCGTTTTTATGTAGTAAAATAGTATTATCGGATACCGAGAAGAGATATGTATTTACATTTTTCAGTCATTATTAATTGACAACCAATCTCCTTAGAAAATCGAACTCGGTATCTATTTCGGGAGAGTTGGCAGAGTTGGTCGAATGCGCCCGTTTGCTAGACGGGTGGCCGCCTACGTGCGGTCCGTAGGTTCGAATCCCACACTCTCCTTTCGGGAACATGAGCCAAGATTGGAAATTGGCAAGGGTAGCGCCCTGAGCAAGTCCGTGTGACGTCCACGGCATAACGCTATGTGCAGGTTCGATTCCTGCTGTTCCCGTTAAGGCGATATGGCAGTCAACTGTTACAGCGTGCCTAAGTCGTTATAATGTGGTGGCAACCTGGTTGGAAACAGCACAATTCTTAGATGTGTCAACAGTAACATCGCAAACCCACACAGCTTAGTTGGAAGTCTAAGCAAAGTCACACAACGAAGTGTGGCTTTTTATTTTACAGAAAGGTGGTAGAAAATTGAGCAAATTAACGCTTAAACAACAACGTTTTGCAGATGAGTATATCATCTGCGGAAATGCGACTGAAGCAGCAATTAGGGCTGGGTATGCAAAGCGTTCGGCCCAGCAAGTTGGAAGTGAAAACTTGTTAAAACCTGTTATCAAAGCCTATATCGACGAACGGCTGGAGGAGCTGAAATCAGAAAAGGTTGCTGATCAGCAGGAAGTGCTTGAGTACCTCACATCAGTCATGCGAGGTCAGACTCAGGAACAGACACTGTGCAGTATAGGCGAGCTTGGTCAGCAGGTCATAGATATTGATGTCGGAGCTAAGGATAGAATTAAGGCTGCTGAATTGATTGGCAAACGATACGGTATCTGGACAGATAAGCAAGAAATCACTCAACGAACGATTGAAATCAAGGTAGGTGAGTGGGATGCTGACGAAGACTAGACCTAAAATCAATATCGTCATTAACTATCCCAGCAGAGTCTTCAATAAGCACATCTACGACAAGCTCTACGACTACTCGACATTTACCGAGGTACATTACGGTGGAGCATCTTCTGGAAAGAGTCACGGAGTCATCCAAAAGGTCGTCTTTAAAGCGTGTCAGGACTGGAAGCATCCTCGTAAGATTTTATTTCTGCGAAAGGTTGGGGCCACAGTCTATGATTCGATTTTTGAGGATGTCAAGCAATGTCTTGATTATTTTCAGATTCTGGATAAGTGCAAGGTTAATAATTCAGCCTATCGGATTGAGCTGCCAAACGGTGCTCAATTTATTTTCAAGGGTCTAGATAACCCAGAGAAAATCAAGTCCATCAAAGGTATTTCGGACGTGGTCATGGAAGAAGCGTCGGAGTTTACTTTGGATGATTACACACAACTTACACTACGTTTGAGGGATAAGAAGCACAAAATGAAACAGATTTTTTTGATGTTTAACCCGGTATCTAAAGTTAACTGGGTCTATAATGCATTTTTTGTTAAAAAACCTAAAAATACCGTTGTCTATCAGACGACATATAAAGATAATCGTTTCTTGGACAAAATAACTCGTGAAAACATCGAGGAGCTGGCTAACAGAAATGAAGCATATTACAAGATTTATGCCCTGGGGGAATTTGCAACTCTAGACAAGTTGGTGTTTCCAAAATATGAGAAAAAGTTGCTCAACAAGGACAACATGAGGCATCTGCCGTCCTACTTTGGTCTTGACTACGGTTTCATCAATGATCCGTCAGCATTCCTGCATGTCAAGATTGATGATGAAAACCGAAAGCTCTACATCATGGAAGAGTATGTGAGAAAGAACCTGACGAACGACAAAATATCTGAAGTTATTCAAAGCCTCGGATATGCCAAGGAGGAAATCAGGGCGGACTCGGCCGAGAAGAAATCCAACCAGGAATTAAGAAACTCTGGCATACCTCGAATCATCGACGCTAAGAAAGGTCCTGGGTCGGTCATGCAGGGCATCCAGTATATCTTGCAATATGACATCGTAGTAGATGAACGTTGCGTGAAGACCATTGAAGAGCTTGAGAACTATACTTGGAAGAAGGACAAGGCTACGAATGAGTACATCAATGAGCCTGTTGATAGTTACAACCACTGCTTAGATGCGGTTAGATATGCTATCCAAGATAGAATTTATAAGCAGAAGAAATCACAAAAAGAAAGATTAAGAAATGCTATTAGGGCTTTTCGCTAGGAGGTGAGAGATGGAAGTAGAGTTTTTGAAAGGCACTCGTTTTGTTCAACTAGCCAACGAGCAGATAATTATGCTGCAGGAAGATTTTGATGCAATTGAATGGGCGTCGCAAGAGTGGATCAAACAATTACAACGGTACGTGTCAACCCACAGAACTAACCAACTGCCTCGATTGCAAGAGCTCAAGCGGTACTATCTGGGAGATAATAACATTAATTACCGTCCAGCTAAGACCGATGAGTATGCCGCCGATAACCGTATTTCAAGCGATTTTGCTAAATATATCACTACTTTCGAACAGGGCTATATGCTTGGTCAACCGGTAGAGTACGAGAATGCAGACGAGGAACTGTTGGTCAAAATCAAGGAATTTAGCGACCAGAACAACGAAGAGTACCACAATGTACTCATCAAGAAAGATTTATCAATCTATGGTCGTGCTTACGAATTGATTATGCCTTATCGAAAAGATGATAAGTCGCAAGTCTTGGTGAAATTGTACAAATTTGATCCAGAAAAGACTTTTGTCATCTATGACGACGGATATGATAAGCAATCTCTCATGGCAGTCAATTACTACAATATTGACTATGGTATGGGACATAAAAAATTCATTATCAAGGTTTATACGGCAAACGCAATCTACACCTATGTTGACGATAATCAGCAAGTCACAGGTATGACATTGACCAACGAGGAACCTCATTATTTGCGAGGTGTCCCTATAAACGAATATAGCAACAATGAGGATAGGACAGGGGCATTTGAAGCAGTCCTAGATAACATAGATGCTTATGACTTATCACAGTCAGAATTGGCCAATTTCCAGCAAAACAGTAACGATGCGCTATTGGTTATCATCGGCAATCCTCATACGGGTAGTGAGGAAGATTTTGACGAAGATGGGAATCTTAATCCTAACGGGGCCTTGGCAGTGACAAAAAGCTTTAAAGAAGCTCAAATCGTGTTACTTGATGACAATCCTAACCCAGACGGAGCTCAGCCGAATGCATTTTACTTAGTCAAGGAATACGATTCATCAGGGGCGGAAGCTTACAAAAAACGCCTTGTAGCTGATATCCTTCGATTCACGTTTACACCAGACACCAACGATGACAACTTCGCTGGCACGCAATCTGGTGTGGCTATGAGATATAAACTCATGGGCTCGGAGAATTACCGTGGAATGTCAGAAAAGTTATTCCGTAAGGGATTGATGAGACGACTACGGCTCGCAGTCAATGTCTGGGCAATCCGTGGGTCAGAAGCTACAAACTACGATGCGATTAACCAAACGAATATCGTATTCACTCCGAATCTACCTGCGAACGATAATGAGTTGATCGAGCAAATCAAGGCTTTATACGGCATTATCAGCGATGAGACTTTGTTCAGTTTGCTATCTTCATTCACTGGGGTAGATGCTGAAGAGGAGCTGAAGCGTTTGAAGGCCCAGGAGCCAGAAGTGGAGCCACAGCCACGGATTGTAGGTGAGAAAGATGACCAAGAATCACAATGATTATTGGCAGAAGCGGGTCGATGACATCTTCAAACATCAGGATATGACCGACGAGGCTTTTTTTAAGGAGTTATCTCAAATCTATTCCGAGGCTTCTTTGAGCTTACAGAAGGACTTGTTTGAGTTTTACAACAAGTACGCTGAAGATAATCAGATTAGCTTAGCAGAAGCTCGTCAGAGGCTCATCAGGGAAGATTTGAGCAACTATCGGGCAAATGTCGAACGGTACCGAAAACAGGCTGAGAAAGACCCTGAACTACTCAGACGAATCAATGAGCAGTATATGTCTTCCATGGCCAGTCGAATGGATGTGCTAAACATGGAAATTGTTTATAAGATGGGCGTGTTGAAGGGATTGCTGGATAAGTCTTTTGAGTCTTATCTAAAATCTAGTGCCGAGTATGCTTATCGAAAGGCCATGGGAGGTAGGTCGGGCACGTTGAACGACCCAGCACTCAGAGAGGTCATCAGGACCCCGTTTGAAGCCAAGAATTACTCCGAGCAATTGTGGGGTCACGTCGATAACTTGGCCAGGGATTTGAAAGAGGCCTTGAAGCGAGGTTTTGTTC
The nucleotide sequence above comes from Streptococcus sp. 29887. Encoded proteins:
- a CDS encoding replication initiator protein A; this encodes MESKYFTVDDFEMAQFYQMPKNFFHGEKYRELSGYAKLLYMIAIDRHKLSIKNNYIDGDGRVYHFLTVEAIQEILGISKPTAIKTKKELIDFGLLEEKKTFNQASKLYLIKYVVSKNTLSNEVKNLYLVSKKSLPTEVKNFYPNNTELNNTELNNINNNTSEQNPLKKIVYTIRQNWGKDLTPIELETVTKMLGDYPFEIIDFAISEATLRNKKTIRWVERCCLDWYVHNNLETVTAIQDYLLAKKSWTRKEVDTPDPNYPPPY
- a CDS encoding ATP-binding protein translates to MKIGEVHDVIDEMCLKHQVYLWRTKHKVMVKNETVPRYITCCPECTREKMNEQQIREVGQALEAETWASSYDIFAKKSMIPKELKDASYKTYTITNRIEGEAKQFALRLNEFYFKHQGKGNAIIQGKPGIGKSHLSISIARKLNMDWRSISEPKSVLFISVPKMFQRIQEGFGYKDGTSAQQMIDMLTKADYLFLDDLGKESTFGRQAKEANDWKQNILYQILDERDTTIINTNLTGEQMQKVYDRSLVSRIMKGAMNNIFKYPDNAQSRRELPF
- a CDS encoding siphovirus Gp157 family protein, yielding MSYLYELEGIYAQLEAMELDDETFNDTLDSIDFQGDLEQNIEYFVKMWKNALSDAECFKQAKQEFYEKEKNAKAKAEKYKEAIERALKMSNKQKVIAGLFTVSLRKSKQVDILDETKIPLEFMKLEYKPIKTELAKHLKSGEVIEGATLIEKESLQVK
- a CDS encoding ERF family protein, with amino-acid sequence MTMSFAELQTKMQIGKTSKQGVKYTFRNAEDIFTHFKTLNSGWEINVSDDLVEVGDRIFVKATATAKKGDEVRCATRFSELDTVPILNTKDYKTGELKQVQQMQVPQWTGAVSSYAGKYALQGLFGIGEEDVDSLVDEIEKKKEAKTKIPTEVVKAYKDAIQFVIERTGKNDGSITRWFCEKLGVARIEDITMEQISLADGLLKKLENKQ
- a CDS encoding single-stranded DNA-binding protein → MKVTNKGYINFNNEYNKKTDTMMTASMSFANGKDEDGNWKNGYINVIAFRDNIQRLENAIGQLVEIEGTYRLNEYTNQQGQVIKTPQIIIDTFLNGNSGNFQSGNNQGGYQPPFGNSNPMDISDDDLPF
- a CDS encoding MazG-like family protein; translated protein: MSNFEELKNKVVHWALERDLHEADPKIQWMRVTEEVGEIRDVLLKPTKFENPERALKDALGDSLVTLIVLAYQLRLDLVDCLEVAYDEIKDRKGRMVNGTFVKEEDLKGRGD
- a CDS encoding DUF1642 domain-containing protein, with protein sequence MKKQEALKRIEQMGEYERFVDEPISKASVLNIISQIHEPQKVVVPKYVAEWIDTLDEHGLFGLNYDVVDESVWNWVYKNYDCNVKKLHLAYLYGYEIEREKLYTVEIPGPNCLDVVTFLCKENGKVFIGGDIFWDELPNYNWKKDPDNQLTESEIKQDFEWAWQFAKEVKAENDDQRCPIHTET
- a CDS encoding YopX family protein, with protein sequence MVVPKFRGVSISDNNKGQWMYGNLIIDGNYAYIVNGVIESNDQYITIAEWRPVDPKTIGASTEVFDKNGKEIFEGDVVNIFDEKLSKIYYSEGAFCVEVLNGGTPLHVYLSDHLELIGNIYENPELVEATND
- a CDS encoding helix-turn-helix transcriptional regulator; translated protein: MIKRHRFNKHAPKPEPEPYAEGTLKGLRLKLGMTQKELAELLEVPKTTICHWERKHTNPPDVIHKLQKMHEDTKDHIKDDGVDIIEKLSYLKHRLGISYDSLAQLVGASHGTSVKDWMDGAKTKLKYVAEINRMYDELKGQSRPKLRKHRPTFCQLDPLDKTSWKVKIENPVIAWR
- a CDS encoding ArpU family phage packaging/lysis transcriptional regulator, coding for MRLFKEIDKYFTKKNAYEVLELYRRYARMAGEEYTPKLTATYSFEPKSSGFTNKATEIQVTNRVAACDELEEITKAINRVIDPYIRQILIEKYCKWHIKQDKAIYTDLGYSESEFYRMLERGAIEFAENYRGGELLVFRKFLGDIC
- a CDS encoding terminase small subunit; the encoded protein is MSKLTLKQQRFADEYIICGNATEAAIRAGYAKRSAQQVGSENLLKPVIKAYIDERLEELKSEKVADQQEVLEYLTSVMRGQTQEQTLCSIGELGQQVIDIDVGAKDRIKAAELIGKRYGIWTDKQEITQRTIEIKVGEWDADED
- a CDS encoding PBSX family phage terminase large subunit — encoded protein: MLTKTRPKINIVINYPSRVFNKHIYDKLYDYSTFTEVHYGGASSGKSHGVIQKVVFKACQDWKHPRKILFLRKVGATVYDSIFEDVKQCLDYFQILDKCKVNNSAYRIELPNGAQFIFKGLDNPEKIKSIKGISDVVMEEASEFTLDDYTQLTLRLRDKKHKMKQIFLMFNPVSKVNWVYNAFFVKKPKNTVVYQTTYKDNRFLDKITRENIEELANRNEAYYKIYALGEFATLDKLVFPKYEKKLLNKDNMRHLPSYFGLDYGFINDPSAFLHVKIDDENRKLYIMEEYVRKNLTNDKISEVIQSLGYAKEEIRADSAEKKSNQELRNSGIPRIIDAKKGPGSVMQGIQYILQYDIVVDERCVKTIEELENYTWKKDKATNEYINEPVDSYNHCLDAVRYAIQDRIYKQKKSQKERLRNAIRAFR
- a CDS encoding phage portal protein, encoding MEVEFLKGTRFVQLANEQIIMLQEDFDAIEWASQEWIKQLQRYVSTHRTNQLPRLQELKRYYLGDNNINYRPAKTDEYAADNRISSDFAKYITTFEQGYMLGQPVEYENADEELLVKIKEFSDQNNEEYHNVLIKKDLSIYGRAYELIMPYRKDDKSQVLVKLYKFDPEKTFVIYDDGYDKQSLMAVNYYNIDYGMGHKKFIIKVYTANAIYTYVDDNQQVTGMTLTNEEPHYLRGVPINEYSNNEDRTGAFEAVLDNIDAYDLSQSELANFQQNSNDALLVIIGNPHTGSEEDFDEDGNLNPNGALAVTKSFKEAQIVLLDDNPNPDGAQPNAFYLVKEYDSSGAEAYKKRLVADILRFTFTPDTNDDNFAGTQSGVAMRYKLMGSENYRGMSEKLFRKGLMRRLRLAVNVWAIRGSEATNYDAINQTNIVFTPNLPANDNELIEQIKALYGIISDETLFSLLSSFTGVDAEEELKRLKAQEPEVEPQPRIVGEKDDQESQ